One Elaeis guineensis isolate ETL-2024a chromosome 10, EG11, whole genome shotgun sequence genomic window carries:
- the LOC105052291 gene encoding non-specific lipid-transfer protein 1 produces MARSGALLALAAVLAVLLVSAPHAANAITCGQVASSVSGCISYVRSGGSIPASCCSGVRSLAGSAKTTADRRTVCNCLKSTAARISGIKPALAAGLPSKCGVRIPFTISPSTDCSKVT; encoded by the exons ATGGCTCGCTCTGGTGCCCTCCTTGCCTTGGCAGCGGTGCTGGCCGTGCTGCTGGTGTCGGCGCCGCACGCGGCGAACGCCATCACCTGTGGTCAGGTGGCGTCGTCCGTGTCGGGATGCATCTCCTACGTCCGCAGCGGGGGTTCGATCCCCGCGAGCTGCTGCAGTGGAGTGAGGAGTCTCGCCGGGTCCGCAAAGACCACCGCCGACCGCCGGACAGTGTGCAACTGCCTCAAGAGCACGGCCGCCAGGATTTCCGGCATCAAGCCTGCCCTTGCTGCCGGCCTCCCTAGCAAGTGTGGCGTCAGAATCCCCTTCACCATCAGCCCCTCCACCGACTGCTCTAA GGTGACTTGA